From the Thermoanaerobacterales bacterium genome, the window GTAAACGCCTGTACCAGGGGGTTTTCCGCCATTTTCAGTTCTATCTGTTCCAGGGCGCGTTGTTCCTCGGGAGGGATCTCCCGGCCCTGTTTCTGGGCCTCGGCGATCCGTTGTTGCATCTGGTGAAAGGCGTACAGCAGGTCGCGGCAGGCTTCGCTGGCGAACATTTCATCCCGTCGCTTCTGCACGTCCTTGAACGCCGCCGATTCGGCGATCACCCGGCCGAGTTCCCGGGCCTTCTCCATGACCTGTTCGGACAACTCGCTTCACCCCTCCGTATTATTGACCATTCCGCGGTCGGACATTGGAGACATTATACCACGCCGGAACAAGGAAAGATATCCTGGGGAAAAGACCCCGGTTCCACAAAGAGGTTCGGCGTTCCGGCATTACGGCGGGCCTGCGTTTATATATTGTCCCCTGGGACGGTTTTTAGGGCTTGTCACCCCTTACGGAAGATGATATAGTGTGACTAGTTAGCGGGTTTTTATTACCCTTTATGTGCGATTGTTCACAAGAGTCCGATGGGGGGTTGCCTCGGGGAACCGGGTTTTGCCGATCGCAAGTTCCGACACGAACCTTCATTAATGGAAATAAATGGGTTTAGAATTTGCGGCAGGAAAAAGGGCTTTGGACGTCGAATGAGCATTAGCAAAGGGTCCAGCGGTCAGTCGGGACAGACGATGGTGGTTTCGGGTACCTGAACCGGTGCGGTGAATGGCTCAAAGCGCGGCGGTTGGGTACTCTGGCGCGTTTGCTTGTCCTTGGTGTAACGAGAGGTTGCCTATAAACTGGAGGTTTACCCTGCGGAGCCCGGACGTGCCGCTAAGGCGCGGGACGTTCTCCGCAAGATGCTTTCCGAGGAATCGGAAGGATAAGAGACGCCATTGCGGAAGGGAGTGGTGTCAGAGGGAGTTTGATACCAGGGAGTGAGAGACGGACCGCTGGTTCGGGGATCGCTGGGATGTTCGTAAAAGAACGAATTTGAGGAGGTTGAGTAAATGCCTGCTTTTGTGATGAACGAAAAGTGCGACGGGTGCAAGGGTCAGGACAAGACCGCTTGCATGTACATCTGCCCGAACGACCTGATGAAGCTCGACAAGGAGAGAATGCGGGCTTTTAACCAGGAACCGGATGCTTGCTGGGAGTGCCTCTGCTGCGGCAAGATCTGCCCACAGCAGGCCATTGACCTCCGGGGTTATGCCGACTTCGTGCCGATGGGCGCGAGCTGCGTGCCGCTCCGC encodes:
- a CDS encoding YlbF family regulator; translated protein: MSEQVMEKARELGRVIAESAAFKDVQKRRDEMFASEACRDLLYAFHQMQQRIAEAQKQGREIPPEEQRALEQIELKMAENPLVQAFTEAQKELQDLLNKAMEIVIRAGVEKDAK
- the aprB gene encoding adenylyl-sulfate reductase subunit beta, whose translation is MPAFVMNEKCDGCKGQDKTACMYICPNDLMKLDKERMRAFNQEPDACWECLCCGKICPQQAIDLRGYADFVPMGASCVPLRGSEDIMWTVKFRNGMVKRFKFPIRTTPEGSAVPDGGFGAGADDINSPLLFAEPDCLGFELPTLKK